One stretch of Streptomyces hygroscopicus DNA includes these proteins:
- a CDS encoding stress protein, with protein MTAMTPGSNLTLSVARVAVDVTAPVRLDVSGLLLTANGKVRSDDDFVFYNQPAGPGVTHRAGAAGAGDTITVDTAAVPADIEKIVVTASLDAPGATFAGTEPTATVRGADDGAVIATFTPPRLGNETALVTVEVYRRNGAWKVRAVGQGYANGLAGIATDFGVSVEEPAASAAPAAQAPAPPSGPPAGFQPPPPMPSAPPPAAPAAPPAAAPAPATGKINLDKGRVSLQKNQTVSLVKGGRPLLSSVKMGLGWEPAFRGKDIDLDASVIAFGVDRKKIDACFFGKLAILNGAIQHSGDNLTGEGGGDDESITVHLGGLPPEVTALVFTVNSFTGQKFTDVAKAYCRLLDAQSGEELVRFDLTHAESRTGVMMAKLIKQFSGEWEMTAMGEYVDSRTVRGMAKPAGKAL; from the coding sequence ATGACCGCTATGACACCCGGCTCGAACCTCACCCTCTCCGTCGCGCGCGTGGCGGTTGACGTCACCGCTCCGGTGCGGCTCGACGTATCGGGCCTGCTGCTCACCGCCAACGGCAAGGTGCGCTCCGACGACGACTTCGTCTTCTACAACCAGCCCGCCGGACCCGGGGTGACCCATCGCGCCGGAGCGGCGGGCGCGGGGGACACCATCACCGTGGACACCGCCGCCGTCCCCGCCGACATCGAGAAGATCGTGGTGACCGCGAGCCTGGACGCGCCCGGGGCGACGTTCGCGGGCACCGAGCCGACCGCCACCGTGCGCGGCGCCGACGACGGTGCGGTGATCGCCACGTTCACCCCGCCGCGGCTGGGCAACGAGACCGCTCTGGTGACCGTGGAGGTCTACCGGCGCAATGGGGCGTGGAAGGTGCGCGCGGTCGGGCAGGGGTATGCCAACGGTCTGGCGGGCATCGCCACCGACTTCGGGGTGTCGGTCGAGGAGCCCGCCGCATCGGCCGCCCCCGCCGCCCAGGCGCCGGCCCCGCCGAGCGGCCCGCCCGCCGGTTTCCAGCCCCCGCCGCCCATGCCGAGCGCCCCGCCGCCCGCCGCCCCGGCCGCGCCGCCCGCCGCCGCACCGGCCCCGGCCACCGGGAAGATCAACCTCGACAAGGGCCGCGTCAGCCTGCAGAAGAACCAGACGGTGTCCCTGGTCAAGGGCGGCCGCCCGTTGCTCAGCTCCGTGAAGATGGGCCTGGGCTGGGAGCCCGCCTTCCGCGGCAAGGACATCGACCTGGACGCGTCCGTGATCGCCTTCGGTGTCGACCGTAAGAAGATCGACGCCTGCTTCTTCGGCAAGCTGGCCATTCTCAACGGCGCCATTCAGCACTCCGGCGACAACCTCACCGGTGAGGGCGGAGGCGACGACGAGTCCATCACCGTCCACCTCGGCGGCCTCCCGCCCGAGGTCACCGCCCTGGTCTTCACGGTCAACTCCTTCACCGGCCAGAAGTTCACCGATGTGGCCAAGGCGTACTGCCGTCTGCTCGACGCCCAGTCCGGCGAGGAGCTGGTCCGCTTCGACCTCACCCATGCCGAGTCGCGCACGGGCGTGATGATGGCGAAGCTGATCAAGCAGTTCTCGGGCGAGTGGGAGATGACCGCGATGGGTGAGTACGTGGACTCACGCACCGTGCGCGGCATGGCCAAGCCCGCCGGCAAGGCCCTCTGA
- a CDS encoding methylene-tetrahydromethanopterin reductase produces the protein MRVTSRLRTTPFSILDRSRTRQGRERSQALRDTVRFAQQAEALGYHRFWVSEHHSVPGVAGSAPTVLASAVAAATVRIRVGTGGVMLPNHRPLVVAEQFGVLESLFPGRIDMGLGRSVGFTDGIRRALGTEKDAAQDFGAQLDELLGWFTGEQDAYPQVHAHPAEGLRLPVFVLATGAGADLAARAGLSLVIGDLRGRDEMLRAIDRYRAGFRPSAWSSAPYVVVSGNVAVAGTAQEARRLLLPEAWAMAYSRTHGAFPPLAPASEIEAREMTEKERGFYERGLRGQLYGTEDEVAAALDELIERSDADEVLVTTSTYDREALLDSYRRLARVAGLSGDLDSGSVPGSGPGRVSEGLAGGLGHAAHGA, from the coding sequence GTGAGGGTGACCTCACGTCTGCGCACCACCCCCTTCTCCATCCTGGACCGCTCCCGCACCCGCCAGGGCCGGGAGCGGTCGCAGGCGCTGCGCGACACCGTACGGTTCGCCCAGCAGGCCGAGGCCCTCGGCTACCACCGCTTCTGGGTCTCCGAGCACCACAGCGTGCCCGGCGTCGCCGGTTCGGCGCCCACGGTGCTGGCGTCCGCCGTCGCGGCGGCGACGGTCCGCATCCGGGTGGGCACGGGCGGGGTGATGCTGCCGAACCACCGCCCGCTCGTCGTGGCGGAGCAGTTCGGGGTGCTCGAATCCCTCTTCCCGGGCCGGATCGACATGGGCCTGGGCCGCTCCGTCGGCTTCACCGACGGCATCCGCCGCGCCCTGGGCACCGAGAAGGACGCCGCGCAGGACTTCGGCGCCCAACTGGACGAGCTGCTCGGCTGGTTCACCGGCGAGCAGGACGCCTACCCTCAGGTCCACGCCCACCCGGCGGAGGGGCTGCGGCTGCCCGTCTTCGTCCTGGCCACCGGCGCGGGCGCGGATCTGGCGGCGCGGGCCGGACTGTCCCTGGTGATCGGCGACCTGCGGGGCCGGGACGAGATGCTGCGCGCGATCGACCGCTACCGCGCGGGCTTCCGCCCCTCGGCGTGGTCCTCCGCCCCGTACGTCGTCGTCTCGGGCAATGTCGCGGTCGCCGGCACGGCGCAGGAGGCCCGTCGGCTGCTGCTCCCCGAGGCATGGGCGATGGCCTACTCCCGCACCCACGGCGCCTTCCCGCCGCTGGCTCCCGCTTCGGAGATCGAGGCCCGGGAGATGACCGAGAAGGAGCGCGGCTTCTACGAGCGGGGCCTGCGCGGCCAGTTGTACGGCACGGAGGACGAGGTCGCCGCCGCGCTCGACGAGCTGATCGAGCGCAGCGACGCCGACGAGGTGCTGGTCACGACGAGCACCTACGACCGCGAGGCCCTGCTGGATTCCTACCGACGCCTGGCCCGCGTGGCGGGACTGTCGGGCGACCTCGACTCCGGGTCTGTCCCCGGCTCCGGCCCCGGCCGCGTGTCAGAGGGCCTTGCCGGCGGGCTTGGCCATGCCGCGCACGGTGCGTGA